From Borrelia sp. RT5S, the proteins below share one genomic window:
- a CDS encoding response regulator: MKKRILVIDDNRAIRQSVAYILEQNGFGVSEAEDGLDGVTKFKEAVGQSDKDFDLVITDINMPNLDGIGVIKQIREFGSFVPILVLTTESEQSKVDEGRKAGATGWLVKPFNPDTLMQTISKIF; encoded by the coding sequence ATGAAGAAGAGAATTTTAGTCATAGATGATAATAGAGCCATCAGGCAAAGTGTTGCCTATATTTTGGAACAAAATGGTTTTGGGGTTTCTGAGGCAGAGGATGGTTTGGATGGTGTAACTAAGTTTAAGGAAGCTGTTGGACAAAGTGATAAGGATTTTGATCTTGTTATTACGGATATAAATATGCCTAATTTAGATGGTATAGGGGTAATTAAGCAGATAAGAGAATTTGGAAGTTTTGTTCCGATACTTGTTCTTACAACTGAATCTGAGCAATCAAAGGTTGATGAGGGCCGTAAGGCGGGCGCTACTGGGTGGCTTGTTAAGCCTTTTAATCCTGATACTCTTATGCAAACGATATCGAAAATATTTTAA
- a CDS encoding glycosyltransferase family 2 protein, producing the protein MHKYKVSVIICFFNSDRTLELIIKDAVNQTLRDKEIILVNDGSYDNSLQIAQRYADKYDFIKIINQKNMGIAASRNNGLEKAQGEYIVYWDSDDSVESTMLEVLYNRAKADNSDVVCSQFYVYFLARNIKRKSLLPFPNYPITGKEAFENLLSTVFASFSRKNFVVGTLWDKLIRRDLILNHNIKLQNVVLEDIVFLVHVFLKADKVSFVNNYFYTNFQRMGSASSSISVISRTIGTLEVIEALLKNEKIFEKYLRLYKKFYLQLYYFISFKQIYIVAWNIKDRPVYKAYKSKLISVLNEIKGHEEFREYYLNLKSSSGLSEIQILPRVMLKVWDVSAVFYVNFAIFIYRVFLKN; encoded by the coding sequence ATGCATAAATACAAGGTCTCTGTGATTATTTGCTTTTTTAATTCAGATAGGACCCTTGAATTGATAATCAAAGATGCCGTTAATCAAACGTTAAGAGATAAGGAAATTATATTAGTTAATGATGGTTCTTACGATAATAGTTTACAAATAGCACAAAGGTATGCAGATAAGTATGATTTCATAAAAATTATTAATCAAAAGAATATGGGGATAGCTGCTTCTAGGAATAATGGACTTGAAAAAGCTCAGGGAGAATATATAGTTTATTGGGATAGTGATGATTCGGTCGAAAGTACTATGCTTGAGGTGTTATACAATAGGGCCAAGGCTGATAATTCGGATGTTGTTTGTTCTCAGTTTTACGTTTATTTTCTTGCAAGAAATATTAAAAGGAAATCTCTACTTCCTTTTCCTAATTACCCAATAACTGGTAAAGAGGCTTTTGAAAATTTATTATCGACTGTTTTTGCTAGTTTTTCTAGAAAAAACTTTGTTGTGGGTACATTGTGGGATAAGCTCATTAGAAGAGATTTGATTTTAAATCATAATATTAAACTACAAAATGTAGTATTAGAAGATATAGTTTTCTTGGTTCACGTTTTTTTAAAAGCAGACAAAGTTTCTTTTGTTAATAATTATTTCTACACTAATTTTCAGCGGATGGGGAGTGCCAGTTCTTCAATCAGTGTAATAAGTAGGACTATTGGAACTCTTGAGGTGATAGAAGCTTTGCTAAAAAATGAGAAAATATTCGAAAAGTATTTACGTCTTTATAAAAAATTTTATTTACAGCTTTATTATTTTATTTCTTTTAAACAAATTTATATAGTGGCCTGGAATATTAAAGATCGTCCTGTGTATAAGGCTTATAAGTCAAAACTTATCTCTGTCCTTAATGAAATTAAGGGTCATGAAGAGTTTAGGGAGTATTACTTAAATCTTAAGAGTTCTTCAGGGTTAAGCGAGATTCAAATATTGCCGAGAGTTATGTTGAAAGTGTGGGATGTTAGTGCAGTATTCTATGTTAATTTTGCTATATTCATTTATAGGGTTTTTTTGAAGAATTAA
- the pyrH gene encoding UMP kinase, whose product MLKIISLGGGVIIPDKINIEYIKDFRNLIFEWIREDSRRKIILIIGGGKTAREYQEAYKQLNPKFENDDLDEIGIMATKLNADFICKSMKPFCIDAVVSDPSKDFNFKGRILVASGWKPGFSTDYITVKFAEKFKSNEIINLTNVDQVYDKDPKKFNDAKGLSNITWEKLQDIVGKNWDPGANLPFDPIATKLALKLGLKAYVLNGLFIKNLEKVFNKKNDFLGTIIVK is encoded by the coding sequence ATGCTTAAGATAATTAGCCTTGGTGGCGGAGTAATTATTCCTGATAAAATCAATATAGAATACATTAAAGATTTTAGGAATCTTATTTTTGAATGGATAAGAGAAGATAGTAGAAGAAAAATAATATTAATTATAGGTGGTGGCAAAACAGCAAGAGAATATCAAGAAGCTTATAAACAACTAAATCCCAAATTTGAAAATGATGACCTTGATGAAATTGGAATAATGGCAACCAAACTAAATGCCGATTTTATTTGCAAATCAATGAAACCGTTCTGCATTGATGCAGTTGTAAGCGATCCTTCCAAAGATTTTAATTTTAAAGGAAGAATACTAGTTGCATCGGGGTGGAAACCGGGATTTTCAACAGATTACATTACTGTTAAATTTGCTGAGAAATTCAAATCGAATGAAATAATTAACCTAACGAATGTAGATCAAGTTTACGATAAAGATCCGAAAAAATTTAATGATGCAAAGGGATTGAGTAATATTACTTGGGAGAAGTTACAAGACATTGTTGGAAAGAACTGGGACCCTGGGGCTAACTTACCGTTCGACCCAATAGCTACCAAATTAGCCTTAAAACTTGGTCTTAAAGCTTATGTGCTAAACGGACTTTTTATTAAAAACTTAGAAAAAGTTTTTAATAAAAAAAATGATTTTTTAGGTACTATTATAGTAAAATAG
- the pyrG gene encoding glutamine hydrolyzing CTP synthase: MKNNLKILVVTGGVISGIGKGVTSASIARLFRDDLKITPIKCDGYLNTDPGTINPVEHGEVFVLDDGGEVDMDFGHYERFLNLNAKSNWNITMGKIYKNIIDNERHGKYLGRTVQLIPHVTDEIKATIFKIAKEECSELLVIEIGGTVGDMENILFIEAMRQIRYELGSSSIAFVHLTYVPSPVGINEQKSKPTQQSVKTLNKAGIFPDLIIARSSQLLTKQIRQKIAMFCNVDTTSIIDNTDVATIYEIPISFYKQGLHEILGSKFKINISPKIEELDRLVSVIKGNLVSPRRIINIAICGKYAELWDSYASIFESLIHVSANLDVLIKTTIIDSTNFDEEILRNVDGLVVPGGFGGRGYEGKILAIKYAREHNIPFLGICLGMQLAVIEFARNVCGILDADTEENFEGNFTGNSVIHLLPEQKELKDKGATMRLGGYPVVLEKGTIAFKLYGKDKIIERFRHRYEVNNEYLDLFKKNGLVVSGFSEDFKIVKMVEIQKNKFFVACQFHPELITRLENPSKLFLGLVKACL; this comes from the coding sequence ATGAAAAATAATCTAAAGATTTTAGTGGTAACAGGAGGTGTAATCTCTGGCATAGGGAAGGGAGTGACATCAGCAAGTATTGCAAGATTATTTAGGGATGATTTAAAGATAACCCCAATTAAATGTGATGGGTATTTAAATACAGATCCTGGTACTATTAATCCTGTTGAACATGGAGAAGTTTTTGTGCTTGATGATGGTGGAGAGGTTGACATGGATTTTGGGCATTATGAGAGATTTTTAAATTTAAATGCTAAGTCTAATTGGAATATTACCATGGGCAAAATATATAAAAATATTATTGATAATGAGAGGCACGGCAAATACTTGGGGCGAACTGTGCAGCTTATACCCCATGTTACTGATGAGATAAAGGCAACAATTTTTAAAATTGCTAAAGAGGAATGCAGTGAACTTTTGGTGATTGAAATAGGTGGTACTGTAGGGGATATGGAGAATATTTTGTTTATTGAGGCTATGAGACAAATAAGATATGAACTTGGAAGTAGCAGTATTGCTTTTGTTCATTTAACTTATGTGCCGAGTCCTGTGGGGATTAATGAGCAAAAATCTAAACCCACTCAGCAGAGCGTGAAGACACTAAACAAAGCTGGAATTTTTCCAGACTTAATTATTGCAAGAAGTTCTCAGCTTTTGACAAAGCAAATAAGACAGAAAATAGCTATGTTTTGTAATGTTGATACTACCTCCATTATTGACAATACAGATGTTGCAACTATTTATGAAATTCCTATCTCTTTTTACAAACAGGGATTACATGAAATTTTAGGATCTAAATTTAAAATCAATATCAGCCCCAAGATAGAAGAGCTTGATAGATTGGTGAGTGTAATAAAGGGAAATCTTGTATCTCCTAGAAGGATAATAAATATTGCCATTTGTGGCAAATATGCCGAACTTTGGGATTCTTATGCATCAATATTTGAGTCTTTAATCCATGTATCTGCTAATTTAGATGTTTTAATTAAGACAACTATAATCGATAGCACCAATTTTGATGAAGAAATTTTAAGAAATGTAGATGGCCTTGTGGTTCCTGGTGGTTTTGGAGGCAGGGGGTATGAGGGCAAAATTCTTGCAATTAAGTATGCAAGAGAGCATAATATTCCTTTTCTTGGTATTTGTCTTGGCATGCAGCTTGCAGTAATTGAATTTGCAAGGAATGTTTGTGGAATACTTGATGCGGATACTGAAGAAAATTTTGAGGGTAATTTTACAGGTAATTCTGTTATTCACTTATTGCCTGAACAAAAGGAGTTAAAGGATAAGGGGGCTACGATGCGGCTTGGAGGTTATCCCGTGGTTTTGGAAAAGGGTACGATAGCTTTTAAGCTTTATGGAAAAGACAAGATTATTGAAAGGTTTAGACATAGATATGAGGTTAATAATGAATATCTTGATTTGTTTAAGAAAAATGGTCTTGTTGTCTCTGGATTTTCTGAGGATTTTAAAATAGTAAAAATGGTAGAAATACAAAAGAATAAGTTTTTTGTAGCCTGTCAGTTTCATCCTGAACTTATTACGAGGCTGGAGAATCCGTCAAAACTCTTTCTAGGACTAGTTAAAGCGTGTCTTTAA
- a CDS encoding methyl-accepting chemotaxis protein has protein sequence MQKFSFFSKKKADLGKESESLGSSEDKKKDLRVYEYKAPVKELVKGFYHTKASVSNAVLSIEFLYKNIFANFDNLGQMFETVIKMTNEGRERARLIFGNIENINEEKLKKITAVIVSVQGSLETINSFLGATNMISLNAKLEAARAREYGKGFSVVADEIKRLSDQAKSVVNMISVKEIEEVSRDLVSENIRGLQLDVDRFFSSFLEELDSLNGLFKDFIGYKDGFSALIDSIESIEANVYCLTRSCDSLSCSDTFMYSNDEFLKELEFIISEQMAWVNVLKLIVEEQRCVAVQTEPMKHGFGLFYKGLSPKQSDIKAIWDDVYSCYLNMHKLAVDILKIFTKDGFDDAELRRAEDFLAQVEGISEEIIKKLEYVKNKVFELDNKNISVFA, from the coding sequence ATGCAAAAATTTTCATTTTTTAGTAAGAAAAAGGCTGATTTAGGTAAAGAGTCTGAGTCCTTGGGGAGTTCTGAGGACAAGAAGAAGGATTTACGCGTATATGAGTACAAGGCTCCGGTTAAGGAGTTAGTAAAGGGATTTTATCATACCAAGGCTTCTGTTAGTAATGCAGTGCTTAGTATTGAGTTTTTGTATAAAAATATCTTTGCTAATTTTGATAATCTTGGCCAGATGTTTGAGACAGTTATTAAGATGACCAATGAAGGGCGTGAACGGGCGAGACTTATTTTTGGTAATATTGAGAATATCAACGAGGAGAAGTTGAAAAAGATTACCGCTGTTATTGTGAGTGTTCAGGGGAGTTTGGAGACAATAAATAGTTTCTTGGGTGCAACCAATATGATTTCTCTTAATGCCAAGCTTGAGGCAGCCAGAGCAAGGGAGTATGGAAAGGGCTTTTCTGTTGTTGCTGATGAGATTAAGCGGCTCTCGGATCAGGCGAAGAGTGTTGTGAACATGATTTCTGTTAAGGAAATTGAGGAGGTCTCTAGGGATTTAGTTTCTGAGAACATCAGAGGTTTGCAGTTGGATGTGGATAGGTTTTTCTCTTCTTTTCTTGAAGAACTTGATTCTCTTAATGGTTTGTTTAAAGATTTTATTGGATATAAGGATGGATTTTCTGCGTTAATTGATAGCATTGAGAGTATTGAAGCCAATGTTTATTGCTTAACAAGAAGCTGTGATTCTTTGTCTTGTTCTGATACCTTTATGTATTCTAATGATGAATTTTTAAAGGAATTGGAGTTTATCATTTCAGAACAGATGGCTTGGGTTAATGTTTTAAAGTTGATTGTAGAAGAGCAGAGATGTGTGGCTGTCCAAACGGAGCCTATGAAGCATGGGTTTGGTTTGTTTTATAAAGGTCTTTCCCCAAAGCAGTCTGATATTAAGGCAATATGGGATGATGTTTATTCTTGTTACCTGAATATGCATAAATTAGCAGTTGACATATTGAAAATATTTACAAAGGATGGTTTTGACGATGCCGAGTTAAGGAGGGCAGAAGATTTTTTAGCTCAAGTGGAAGGGATCTCAGAGGAGATTATTAAGAAGCTTGAGTATGTTAAAAATAAGGTATTTGAATTAGATAACAAGAATATTAGTGTTTTTGCGTAG
- a CDS encoding Sapep family Mn(2+)-dependent dipeptidase: MDLKLKEQFYFDLGELVRFNSVVGSPLKDKPFGEQIDLCLNKVLDVARGIGFEVYKAEDGYYGFAEIGKGDELVGILGHVDVVDVGNLSQWRSDPFNLSFRDGNVYARGILDDKGPLVAVLYAFKSLVLEGFSFKKRFRMIFGTDEETLWRCIEQYRNREVLPDFSFTPDADFPVVNAEKGLLQFDVISDEVGCMDFNLGTGYNVIPGECAFELGDSNRDDFRILLDGFGDRIKYKFHENNVVIHGVSAHASLPDVGVNVAPYALNIIKSLGVEANFIKFFEDKIGFTINGEKLFGKVLEDLKSGKLTLCLTKISLSKTSNQVLSFDMRYPVDFKREDLVSLIKDALVPYSLSYNEVSYLDPIYVDSDSDFVKTLIEVYKDFTGEVDARPIAIGGATYARALKNCVAFGPLFRGADNTAHQTNEYMKESDLLRLVSIYKEAISKLNG, translated from the coding sequence ATGGATCTCAAGTTGAAGGAGCAATTTTATTTTGACTTAGGAGAGTTAGTTAGGTTTAATAGTGTTGTGGGCTCTCCTTTAAAAGATAAGCCTTTTGGGGAGCAGATTGATTTGTGTTTGAATAAAGTCTTGGATGTGGCCCGAGGCATTGGTTTTGAGGTTTACAAAGCTGAAGATGGATATTATGGGTTTGCTGAAATAGGGAAGGGTGATGAGCTTGTAGGTATTTTGGGGCATGTCGATGTTGTTGATGTTGGAAACTTGTCTCAGTGGCGTTCAGATCCCTTTAACCTTAGTTTTAGGGATGGGAATGTTTATGCTAGGGGTATTTTGGATGATAAGGGGCCTTTGGTGGCTGTTCTTTATGCTTTTAAGTCATTGGTTTTAGAAGGGTTTTCTTTCAAAAAGAGATTTAGGATGATTTTTGGTACGGATGAGGAAACTTTATGGCGTTGTATTGAGCAGTATAGAAATAGAGAAGTGCTTCCTGATTTTTCTTTCACCCCTGACGCAGATTTTCCGGTTGTTAATGCGGAGAAGGGCTTATTGCAGTTTGATGTTATTAGTGACGAGGTGGGGTGTATGGATTTCAACCTTGGTACTGGATATAATGTGATTCCTGGAGAATGTGCTTTTGAGCTTGGGGATTCTAATCGAGATGACTTTAGAATTTTGCTTGATGGTTTTGGGGATAGGATTAAATATAAATTTCATGAAAATAACGTTGTAATTCATGGTGTTTCGGCACATGCTTCATTGCCTGATGTTGGAGTTAATGTTGCTCCTTATGCATTAAATATCATCAAGTCTTTGGGAGTAGAGGCTAATTTTATCAAATTTTTTGAGGACAAAATTGGGTTTACTATCAATGGTGAGAAATTATTTGGTAAAGTCTTGGAGGATTTAAAATCTGGAAAACTCACTCTTTGTTTAACAAAGATTAGTTTATCTAAAACTTCTAATCAGGTTTTGTCTTTTGATATGAGATATCCTGTGGATTTTAAGAGAGAAGATTTGGTAAGCTTAATAAAGGATGCTCTGGTTCCATATTCTTTAAGTTATAATGAAGTTTCTTATCTTGATCCTATTTACGTTGATTCTGATTCAGATTTTGTTAAAACTTTGATTGAAGTTTACAAGGACTTTACAGGAGAAGTTGATGCTAGGCCTATTGCTATTGGAGGTGCGACTTATGCTAGAGCTTTAAAGAATTGCGTTGCTTTTGGTCCGCTGTTTAGGGGAGCAGACAATACGGCTCACCAGACTAACGAGTATATGAAGGAGAGTGATCTTTTAAGGCTTGTTTCAATTTACAAGGAAGCTATTAGCAAACTTAATGGCTAG
- a CDS encoding ABC transporter ATP-binding protein, with protein MRIECLDVSFSYDRYEVYSDLNLVFSKPQTYLILGKNGVGKTTLLKLISGFLKPTKGKVLFNSLDVFPRNPLALENLFFVPEEFKLPNISLGEYCNSLCNFYPKFNEENFRECLLKFDLDINLKFLSSSYGQKKKGVIAVAVATNVPVLIFDEPTNGLDIASKNVFRGVISSLENRMVFITGHNVRDLVGIVDHLTIIDNRNVLFSNSISHISENYKVKIVDKLSGEELYYEGIREGFRALYFEEGSCDNDVDLEFFFLYVTSGKARNLVNV; from the coding sequence GTGAGAATAGAATGTTTGGATGTGTCCTTTTCTTATGACAGGTATGAAGTTTACTCAGATTTGAATCTAGTTTTTTCAAAGCCTCAGACTTACCTGATCTTAGGTAAAAATGGTGTAGGCAAGACTACTCTGTTGAAGCTCATCAGTGGGTTTTTAAAGCCGACTAAAGGAAAGGTTCTGTTTAATTCTTTAGATGTTTTCCCAAGAAATCCTCTAGCTTTGGAGAATTTGTTTTTTGTTCCTGAAGAATTTAAGTTGCCAAATATCTCTTTGGGTGAATATTGTAATTCTTTGTGTAACTTTTATCCAAAGTTTAATGAAGAGAATTTTAGGGAATGCTTATTGAAATTTGATTTAGATATTAATCTCAAGTTTTTATCTTCTTCATATGGTCAGAAAAAAAAGGGTGTTATTGCTGTAGCTGTAGCTACAAATGTTCCTGTTTTAATATTTGATGAGCCCACAAATGGTCTTGACATTGCTTCCAAGAATGTTTTCAGAGGTGTTATAAGTAGTTTAGAAAATAGAATGGTTTTTATTACAGGGCATAATGTTAGAGATTTGGTAGGTATAGTAGACCATTTGACTATTATTGATAACAGGAATGTTCTTTTTTCAAACTCAATTTCTCATATTAGTGAGAACTATAAAGTTAAAATTGTAGATAAGTTGAGTGGAGAAGAGCTTTATTATGAGGGAATAAGGGAGGGGTTTAGGGCACTATATTTTGAGGAAGGGAGTTGTGATAATGATGTTGACCTTGAGTTTTTCTTTTTATATGTGACTAGTGGTAAGGCAAGGAATTTAGTAAATGTTTAG
- a CDS encoding ABC transporter permease, which produces MDFIYNKRLYLYCFVSVFGVLNLIHLFSRVCYNFSLIDLPADGIMFLFFASSYFVSIHMMLNHYKLIHDPLANVFYLALPVSTLERYFFVLFKFLFALPLFLILCYYLSLNFAVLLDGVFLKESGINFFSLGLIFRFLGITYFHYLMAFPIFLISRLLFGSYPFLRAVVISVLFYILLEAFFSFVIFFTDNNLFKITYNFSVSDKGHYLFLFNTSSALFSVLLYPFAYFVLRNLGNSNSKTGLVILLGLISFFSLLFFLLVASLALLY; this is translated from the coding sequence ATGGATTTTATTTATAATAAAAGATTATATCTTTATTGTTTTGTGTCAGTCTTTGGTGTGCTCAATTTGATTCATCTCTTTTCAAGGGTTTGTTATAATTTTAGTTTAATTGATCTTCCTGCTGATGGAATTATGTTTTTATTTTTTGCATCGTCCTATTTTGTGTCAATACATATGATGTTGAATCATTATAAGTTGATTCATGATCCGCTTGCAAATGTGTTTTATTTGGCTCTGCCCGTATCGACCCTAGAGAGGTATTTTTTTGTTTTGTTTAAATTTTTATTTGCGCTGCCATTATTTTTAATTCTTTGCTATTATTTGAGTTTAAATTTTGCTGTTTTACTAGATGGTGTTTTTTTAAAAGAAAGCGGGATTAATTTTTTTTCTTTAGGTCTCATTTTTAGATTTTTAGGAATAACTTATTTCCATTATCTAATGGCTTTTCCTATATTTTTAATATCTAGACTCTTGTTTGGAAGTTATCCTTTTTTAAGGGCTGTGGTTATAAGTGTTTTATTCTATATATTATTGGAGGCCTTTTTCAGTTTTGTTATATTTTTTACAGATAATAATTTATTTAAAATTACATACAATTTTAGTGTTTCAGATAAGGGACATTACTTGTTTTTATTTAATACTAGTTCTGCGCTTTTTTCTGTTTTGTTGTATCCCTTCGCATATTTTGTTCTCAGAAACTTGGGAAATTCAAACAGCAAGACGGGGTTAGTAATTTTGTTAGGATTAATCTCTTTTTTCTCCTTGCTATTCTTTTTGCTAGTAGCATCGCTAGCTTTGTTATACTAG